One part of the Dyadobacter sp. 676 genome encodes these proteins:
- a CDS encoding LytTR family DNA-binding domain-containing protein, producing MLSPGRLRCIIVDDEADARRLIEKYVQKVPFLELAGFAESATDALFLIREMKPDVIFLDIEMPEMTGFELLKLLPATRPAIVMITADPSYALEGYEHELTDYLLKPVSFERFLKAVNKVDSARLQKRLPTTMEAEQVYLTKPEEWAEPVQEAEFTGTRNDFLLLKENKKLIKVAPGEIHFIEGMRDYLKLYWSDGVAVIHMTMAKIEEALSPKQFLRVNRSYIVNKKVIREIEGNEITTNSGRKIPIGVTYRANVLAALQKNRI from the coding sequence ATGTTGTCTCCCGGCAGGTTGCGGTGTATAATTGTAGACGATGAGGCTGATGCACGCCGATTGATTGAAAAATATGTGCAGAAGGTTCCCTTTCTTGAACTGGCAGGTTTCGCCGAAAGCGCTACCGACGCCCTTTTTCTGATCAGGGAAATGAAACCGGACGTTATTTTCCTGGATATTGAAATGCCGGAAATGACTGGTTTTGAACTCTTAAAACTTCTTCCGGCCACCCGACCGGCCATCGTTATGATTACCGCCGACCCCTCGTATGCATTGGAAGGCTACGAACACGAGTTAACCGACTACCTGCTCAAACCTGTATCCTTTGAAAGGTTTTTAAAGGCTGTCAATAAAGTCGACAGTGCACGTCTTCAAAAACGTTTGCCCACCACTATGGAGGCGGAACAGGTCTATTTGACGAAACCCGAAGAATGGGCGGAGCCGGTGCAGGAGGCTGAGTTTACCGGTACCCGAAACGACTTCCTTTTATTAAAAGAGAATAAGAAACTCATTAAAGTTGCACCTGGTGAAATCCATTTCATCGAGGGCATGCGCGATTATCTGAAATTATATTGGTCTGACGGTGTTGCGGTTATCCATATGACGATGGCAAAAATCGAAGAAGCATTATCACCCAAGCAGTTTCTGAGGGTAAATCGTTCGTATATCGTCAATAAAAAAGTAATCCGGGAAATTGAAGGGAATGAGATAACTACCAATAGCGGCCGCAAAATTCCAATCGGAGTGACCTATCGTGCCAATGTGCTCGCGGCTTTACAGAAGAACAGAATCTGA
- a CDS encoding histidine kinase yields MLAWIALWCVVRYYSIPAFAKDNIHVIAHASIVVFLQSVSVFYLLGYVIFPRFLYTRKIILLIISLLAIFLLIHLTNYHEFRYLSTITNGSVENPSYIDKLWDFYQTGNYLTSCFTNFDIAYTDYAWSLYYITPLLAIKVMRDIINSRTKNMQLEMERLQLEKANLNLQTQSLQLQKNNLNLELSFLKSQINPHFLFNTLNAIYTKTVDVDEQAADLVLKLSDLMRYSLYESSKESVVLAKEISYIETYLALERARFSDKVTINYRLSGNPEEYMIAPLLLVSFVENAFKHGPAKSKYGSYVNISIDLYDNTLHFSIKNNIPQNTRLQKPAGKSGEKVGGFGLSNTSKRLQLLYPEKHKLSVQQTESEFSVDLVLELDMSGVARHVIS; encoded by the coding sequence GTGCTGGCCTGGATTGCGCTTTGGTGCGTGGTCCGTTATTACAGTATCCCCGCGTTTGCGAAAGACAATATCCATGTTATCGCACATGCTTCGATAGTAGTCTTTTTGCAATCGGTTTCCGTATTCTATCTGCTCGGGTACGTCATTTTTCCCCGCTTTTTGTACACCAGGAAGATAATCTTGCTTATAATCAGCTTACTTGCGATCTTTCTGCTCATTCACCTTACCAACTATCATGAGTTCAGATACCTTTCCACAATAACCAACGGGTCCGTAGAAAACCCGTCTTATATCGACAAATTATGGGATTTTTATCAAACGGGTAACTATTTGACCAGCTGCTTCACCAATTTCGACATTGCCTATACCGATTATGCGTGGAGCTTGTACTATATCACACCGCTGCTTGCAATAAAAGTTATGCGGGACATTATTAATTCCAGGACAAAAAATATGCAACTGGAAATGGAGCGGCTCCAACTCGAAAAAGCCAATCTGAATTTACAAACCCAAAGCCTCCAGTTACAAAAAAACAACCTGAACCTCGAACTCAGTTTTCTAAAATCCCAGATCAATCCGCATTTCCTCTTCAACACCCTCAATGCAATTTATACCAAAACAGTCGACGTCGATGAACAAGCGGCCGACCTCGTCCTTAAACTATCCGACCTGATGCGGTATAGCTTATATGAATCGAGCAAGGAAAGCGTGGTACTGGCAAAAGAGATCAGTTATATAGAAACGTATCTGGCCCTCGAACGTGCGCGGTTTTCCGACAAGGTCACCATTAATTATCGCCTGTCGGGCAATCCCGAGGAATATATGATCGCTCCTTTGCTGCTGGTTTCGTTTGTCGAGAACGCATTCAAACATGGCCCGGCCAAAAGCAAATACGGGTCTTATGTAAATATTTCTATCGACCTGTACGACAACACTTTGCACTTCTCCATTAAAAATAATATCCCCCAAAATACGCGTCTGCAAAAGCCGGCGGGAAAATCCGGTGAAAAGGTAGGCGGATTCGGGCTGAGCAACACGTCCAAGCGATTGCAATTGCTTTACCCGGAAAAACACAAGCTGTCGGTGCAACAAACAGAGTCGGAATTCAGCGTGGACCTGGTTCTGGAACTGGACATGTCCGGCGTTGCCAGACACGTAATATCCTGA
- a CDS encoding response regulator transcription factor: MKNILIVEDYQIIRLATKILVQDLYKDAVIYEAGSFNSALAELEARPLDLVILDVRIPEGLGFEMIGTMRAIQKNIAILIFSSAEERIYGIHYLRSGANGFISKNSNTEEFRAALVSVVDTGRYVSPRIKAELLNQLDKHNYRADNPLLELSTREITIMDLLIEGFWIKEIASKLDLTESSVSTYKARLFEKLQVSTLIEMFQKVRHYKDMD; this comes from the coding sequence ATGAAGAACATTTTAATTGTAGAAGACTATCAGATTATCAGGCTCGCCACGAAAATACTCGTTCAGGATTTGTACAAAGATGCCGTCATTTACGAAGCAGGCTCTTTCAATTCGGCCCTGGCGGAACTGGAAGCGCGGCCGCTGGACCTCGTAATCCTCGACGTTCGGATTCCTGAGGGTCTCGGGTTCGAAATGATAGGGACCATGCGCGCCATTCAGAAGAACATTGCGATCCTGATCTTCTCTTCCGCCGAAGAACGAATCTACGGGATCCATTATCTCCGCTCGGGAGCGAACGGTTTTATATCCAAGAACTCGAATACCGAAGAATTTCGGGCTGCCCTCGTTTCGGTGGTCGACACCGGCAGGTATGTAAGCCCCCGAATCAAGGCTGAGCTGTTGAACCAGCTCGACAAACACAACTACCGCGCCGACAATCCCCTGCTCGAACTTTCGACCCGCGAGATTACGATCATGGACCTGCTGATCGAAGGATTCTGGATCAAGGAGATAGCTTCCAAACTGGACCTGACCGAAAGCTCCGTCAGCACGTACAAGGCACGGCTATTTGAAAAGCTGCAAGTGTCCACACTCATCGAAATGTTCCAGAAAGTGAGGCATTACAAGGATATGGATTGA
- a CDS encoding PPC domain-containing DNA-binding protein — MHNFAFFLFTALSLAAVTAHAGSQNHPRYTKIPVGYLMVLRQGDDVFAEIEKMAVEQKIPSATLAGMGFVNARFGFFNFETKEYEPKEFEGVELASMTGSIAWQDGKPSLHCHGVATGKDFRAYGGHLLGATVSTGSLEITVIVHEKPLKRVTEHPLGANVLQLKD, encoded by the coding sequence ATGCATAATTTCGCATTCTTTCTCTTTACGGCGCTGTCATTAGCTGCGGTGACGGCCCACGCCGGGTCTCAAAACCATCCCCGGTACACCAAGATTCCTGTTGGCTACCTGATGGTACTCCGGCAGGGTGACGACGTTTTCGCCGAAATCGAAAAAATGGCCGTGGAGCAGAAAATCCCGTCGGCTACACTCGCGGGAATGGGATTCGTAAATGCGCGGTTCGGCTTTTTCAATTTCGAAACGAAGGAATACGAGCCAAAAGAGTTCGAAGGAGTGGAACTGGCGTCCATGACCGGCTCCATTGCCTGGCAAGACGGCAAACCTTCCCTGCATTGCCACGGCGTCGCGACGGGAAAGGATTTCCGGGCGTATGGCGGCCATTTGCTGGGCGCTACCGTGAGCACGGGCTCACTGGAAATTACCGTAATCGTTCACGAAAAGCCGCTGAAACGGGTTACGGAACACCCCCTCGGCGCCAACGTGCTTCAATTGAAAGACTGA
- a CDS encoding carboxymuconolactone decarboxylase family protein, which produces MTQRINFQEKGQKALKAMYALGGYLAKSPIERRLLNLIYFRVSQINGCAFCLDMHSKDLRAEGETEQRLYLLNAWREAPFYSERERAALAYAEAVTVLEGHEVSDEIFEAVSAHFSEEEIIDLTLAITTINSYNRFNIAFRTEAGSYEPGQFAVH; this is translated from the coding sequence ATGACACAAAGAATCAATTTTCAGGAAAAAGGACAGAAAGCATTGAAAGCCATGTACGCGCTCGGTGGTTACCTGGCCAAATCGCCGATCGAGAGGCGTTTGTTGAACCTCATCTATTTCAGGGTATCGCAGATTAACGGTTGCGCGTTCTGCCTGGATATGCATTCGAAAGACCTGCGGGCGGAAGGCGAGACCGAGCAGCGGTTATATCTTCTGAATGCCTGGCGTGAAGCTCCGTTTTACTCCGAACGTGAGCGAGCCGCGCTCGCCTATGCCGAAGCCGTCACGGTTCTCGAAGGCCACGAAGTGTCCGATGAAATATTCGAAGCGGTCAGCGCGCATTTTTCTGAGGAGGAAATCATCGATCTGACTCTGGCGATCACGACGATCAATTCCTACAACCGCTTCAATATTGCATTCCGCACCGAAGCAGGGAGCTATGAGCCCGGCCAGTTTGCCGTGCATTAA
- a CDS encoding carboxypeptidase regulatory-like domain-containing protein — MPMHKRFLLPIILTLLCCFGNIAVLRAQTTQASISGTVTDDQNAGLAGATVQVKNESTGFTTGTVTNAKGEYAFKELPLGGPYTVTATYVGFGEQKLTGYILHQGDAIKVKMSMKEAGQTLEVVSVVASGIKNKIENLGASTAISARDITRLPVNGRNFTSLMDLSPLSRGGNIAGQLGSSTNYTIDGMNAKNPTSAGSTTSRSGAPYSISIEAVREFQVVTNQYDVTYGRSGGGTISAVTKSGTNQLSGSAFNYTRADWLSSPYDIRGNKQNNKFSTNQFGFSLGGPILKDKLHFFVAWDHQQDSRPLIIADILSPVDENRFNVTRATLDQFVSIARSKYGVSNDPQFGSFDKKRGSDAVFARIDWQLNNRNLLTIRDNYTNDRNKLGLADNTTINIYESYGNDFNQDNSLLASLRSTLSPKVTNELKVQHLFTKQRSVPGDQLPSANIPRAIVENINSVLSDGSSRSTNIQMGGHRFAQERFTNNVVQLVDNLYYNTDKVEYTFGADIMMTRSHSTYGSEVNGRFHYTVDAAAGKTALDQFQDLKPYRYYREVPLMDDWSVKGTIWNAGIYGQLKTTLATGLDVVAGLRLDYAHYPGSPLNQTLYDALKIRTDNKIKSFVVQPRVQFTWDVNDRHTDIFRIGGGVFASDINNYVVINNLTFDGKHLATVDVRSPNIPTPDFAAYRANYNSIPTLAQFQLPTINTNGSDARVPIMYKANVSYNKYLTDKLKVGIAGYMTLGRNNYMYVDRNMVDEPFFRLANEGNRGVFVPGGTEMPANGAGDWLKGRKSTQFGRVLELNSEGKVNSFSFVADVKYQYFRDGEITLSYTYNDVKDNTSFNGNVANSATLSLPVRDDPRDLSRMSYSDNQFRHKIVFYGSLPSFWGINVGVRYSGVGGTRYTLLSGGNTNGDFVAGQNDLAFVFDRNDPNVPENVRTGLQAILDNPNASQSIKDYIIKNSGKIAERNGGINGFYGVFDVRASKRFKIAGTHAIEVSADVFNFANFLNKEWGRNKSLGTQALYALGIPAANGKPAVPAFNQKENQFVYRVNTAGIVTPSGNPYQVQIGLRYSF, encoded by the coding sequence ATGCCCATGCATAAGAGATTTTTACTTCCTATTATCCTGACATTGCTCTGCTGCTTCGGCAACATCGCGGTACTCAGGGCACAAACCACGCAGGCATCGATCTCCGGTACGGTCACCGACGATCAAAACGCCGGATTGGCCGGCGCGACCGTCCAGGTGAAAAACGAATCGACAGGCTTCACGACAGGAACCGTTACCAACGCCAAAGGTGAATATGCTTTCAAAGAACTTCCGTTGGGCGGCCCGTACACCGTAACGGCAACCTATGTTGGCTTTGGCGAGCAGAAACTGACCGGTTATATCCTCCACCAGGGCGACGCGATAAAGGTTAAAATGAGTATGAAAGAAGCGGGTCAGACGCTCGAAGTGGTGAGCGTGGTAGCTTCCGGGATCAAGAACAAGATCGAAAACCTGGGTGCTTCTACGGCCATTTCTGCCAGGGATATTACCAGGTTGCCGGTAAATGGCCGGAACTTTACCTCGCTGATGGATTTATCGCCATTGAGCCGCGGAGGTAACATCGCCGGCCAGCTGGGTTCTTCGACTAACTATACCATCGACGGCATGAACGCGAAAAATCCGACTTCCGCCGGCTCTACCACCAGCCGGAGCGGCGCCCCATATTCGATCTCGATCGAAGCGGTACGCGAGTTCCAGGTGGTTACCAACCAGTACGATGTAACCTACGGCCGGAGCGGCGGCGGTACGATCAGCGCGGTCACCAAATCGGGCACCAACCAGCTGAGCGGCAGCGCATTCAACTACACCCGCGCCGACTGGCTATCGAGCCCCTACGACATCCGCGGCAACAAGCAGAACAACAAGTTCTCCACCAACCAGTTCGGTTTCTCCCTTGGCGGACCGATCCTGAAAGACAAGTTGCATTTCTTCGTGGCCTGGGACCATCAGCAGGACAGCCGCCCATTGATCATTGCCGATATTCTCAGTCCCGTCGACGAAAACCGCTTCAATGTAACCCGTGCTACACTCGACCAGTTCGTGAGCATCGCCCGCAGCAAATACGGTGTTTCCAACGACCCGCAGTTTGGTTCATTTGACAAAAAACGCGGTTCCGACGCCGTATTTGCCCGTATTGACTGGCAGTTGAACAACAGGAACCTTTTGACGATCCGTGACAACTACACCAACGATCGTAACAAACTCGGCCTGGCCGATAACACCACGATCAACATTTACGAATCGTACGGTAACGATTTCAACCAGGACAACAGCCTGCTCGCATCGCTCCGCTCCACACTTAGCCCGAAGGTGACTAATGAGCTGAAAGTGCAGCATTTGTTTACAAAACAAAGAAGTGTCCCCGGCGACCAGCTTCCATCGGCCAACATCCCCAGGGCGATCGTGGAGAATATCAACTCGGTCCTAAGCGACGGATCTTCGCGTTCGACCAATATCCAGATGGGCGGGCACCGTTTCGCGCAGGAGCGCTTCACCAACAATGTGGTCCAGCTGGTGGATAACCTGTATTACAACACCGATAAAGTAGAATACACATTCGGTGCGGATATCATGATGACACGCTCGCATTCCACTTATGGTTCCGAGGTGAACGGCCGTTTCCATTACACGGTGGATGCCGCTGCGGGCAAAACGGCCCTCGACCAGTTCCAGGACCTGAAACCTTACCGCTATTACCGTGAAGTGCCGTTGATGGACGACTGGTCGGTAAAAGGGACCATCTGGAATGCAGGCATTTACGGGCAATTGAAAACTACGCTGGCAACAGGCCTCGATGTGGTTGCCGGGCTCCGCCTCGACTATGCGCATTACCCCGGCTCGCCGTTGAACCAGACGTTGTACGACGCATTGAAAATCCGTACCGACAACAAAATCAAGTCGTTCGTGGTGCAGCCGCGCGTACAGTTCACCTGGGATGTTAACGACAGGCATACCGATATTTTCCGTATCGGCGGCGGCGTGTTCGCATCGGACATCAATAACTATGTGGTAATCAACAACCTTACATTCGACGGAAAACACCTGGCGACAGTCGACGTGCGCAGCCCGAACATCCCGACGCCGGATTTCGCCGCTTACCGCGCCAATTACAACAGCATTCCTACATTGGCCCAGTTCCAGTTGCCGACAATCAATACCAACGGCTCCGATGCCCGCGTACCTATCATGTACAAGGCCAACGTATCCTACAATAAATACCTGACCGACAAGCTGAAAGTAGGAATTGCCGGATATATGACCCTCGGCCGCAACAATTATATGTACGTGGATAGAAACATGGTGGACGAACCATTCTTCCGTCTGGCCAACGAAGGTAACCGCGGGGTATTCGTACCCGGTGGCACCGAAATGCCGGCGAATGGCGCGGGCGACTGGCTGAAAGGACGTAAATCCACCCAATTCGGTCGCGTGCTGGAACTGAACAGTGAGGGAAAAGTCAATTCATTTTCTTTTGTAGCCGACGTGAAATATCAATATTTCCGCGACGGGGAGATCACTTTGAGCTACACCTATAACGATGTTAAAGACAACACGTCTTTCAATGGAAACGTAGCGAACAGCGCGACGCTTTCGCTACCGGTTCGTGACGACCCCCGCGATTTGAGCCGGATGTCGTACTCCGACAACCAGTTCCGTCACAAAATCGTATTCTATGGCTCGCTGCCCAGCTTTTGGGGAATCAATGTGGGGGTTCGTTACTCTGGGGTCGGCGGCACGCGCTATACCCTGTTGTCGGGCGGTAACACCAACGGCGACTTCGTCGCGGGCCAGAACGACCTTGCATTCGTTTTCGACAGAAACGACCCGAACGTACCTGAAAACGTGCGTACAGGTCTTCAGGCCATCCTCGATAACCCGAATGCCAGCCAGAGCATCAAGGATTATATCATCAAAAACTCAGGCAAAATCGCCGAGAGGAACGGTGGTATCAATGGCTTCTACGGCGTATTCGATGTTCGCGCATCGAAGCGTTTCAAAATCGCCGGAACCCACGCTATCGAAGTATCTGCCGATGTTTTCAACTTTGCCAACTTCCTCAATAAGGAATGGGGCCGCAACAAGTCGCTCGGTACGCAGGCGCTTTACGCCCTCGGTATTCCGGCCGCGAACGGTAAACCAGCGGTACCAGCATTCAACCAGAAGGAAAACCAGTTTGTATACCGCGTGAACACTGCGGGTATAGTTACGCCATCGGGTAATCCTTACCAGGTGCAGATCGGCTTGCGTTATAGTTTCTAA
- a CDS encoding methyltransferase dimerization domain-containing protein → MNTIEIEQEQEITPVNIIRIGTGFWSAKPLMTAIRLGLFTELAEGPLFVSEIRQKLGLHSGTSLEFLDALVSWGIIRRQGKGFTAIYRNSPEADTFLNRKKPDYLGDLLEMLHDKKLPLAHSLKEVVSIASSQNRWDLNRLSTMVA, encoded by the coding sequence ATGAATACTATCGAAATCGAACAAGAGCAGGAAATCACTCCTGTGAACATTATCCGGATCGGAACAGGGTTCTGGTCTGCCAAGCCATTAATGACCGCGATCAGGCTGGGCCTGTTTACCGAACTGGCGGAGGGGCCGCTGTTTGTCTCGGAAATCAGGCAAAAACTCGGCCTGCACAGCGGAACCTCCCTGGAATTTCTCGATGCACTGGTATCGTGGGGCATTATCAGGCGCCAGGGCAAAGGCTTCACCGCCATTTACCGCAATTCCCCCGAGGCCGACACCTTCCTGAACCGGAAAAAACCGGATTACCTGGGCGATTTGCTCGAAATGTTGCACGACAAGAAATTGCCGCTGGCACATAGCCTCAAAGAAGTTGTAAGCATAGCAAGCAGCCAAAACCGGTGGGACTTGAACCGGCTTTCGACAATGGTGGCGTAG
- a CDS encoding (2Fe-2S)-binding protein produces the protein MPSYTLSVNGRQYTVEADEQMPLLWTIRDLIGLTGTKYGCGIAQCGACTVHLGGAPVRSCSFPVSAVGEQPVLTIEGLSDDNSHPVQKAWIAEQVPQCGYCQSGQIMSAVALLAGNPNPDDDAINAAMSGNICRCGTYPRIRKAIKTAAGYTR, from the coding sequence ATGCCTTCCTACACGCTTTCTGTAAACGGCAGACAGTATACCGTCGAAGCCGACGAGCAAATGCCGTTGCTTTGGACGATCCGCGACCTGATTGGCCTCACCGGCACGAAATATGGCTGCGGGATTGCACAGTGCGGGGCCTGTACAGTACATCTGGGCGGCGCGCCGGTCCGGTCTTGCTCTTTCCCGGTTTCTGCGGTGGGTGAGCAGCCGGTTTTAACGATCGAGGGGCTTTCCGACGACAATTCGCATCCGGTACAAAAAGCGTGGATCGCGGAGCAGGTGCCGCAATGCGGCTATTGTCAGAGCGGACAAATTATGTCGGCTGTGGCATTACTGGCCGGAAACCCGAACCCCGACGACGACGCTATTAACGCGGCCATGAGCGGCAATATTTGTCGGTGCGGCACGTATCCCCGCATTCGCAAGGCGATTAAAACGGCTGCCGGCTACACCCGTTAA
- a CDS encoding molybdopterin cofactor-binding domain-containing protein: MKSRDISRRVFLRQAAWSGAALTLAACLPAEGHGAAEIINPVTDKVTPGTVLMSWVTIDPTGRVTLMCNRSEMGQGTFQALPQMLAEELEVRLEDVNVIFAPANPEKYGPQPQEGSFSVRGWAPRLLRAGACAREMLIEAAATEWKVPKHECHAENGGVIHRISLKKLAYGTLVEKAAKLAPPRGVVLKKRADYKVIGKSIPRKDIPLKTNGAAVFGLDKKIPGMRYAVIERSKRFREKVKGFDDSEARKVHGVTDVFKVCRPVFSQFCEGVAVVADSLWAAMQARKVLKVDWEDAEFEYPGSQSLEKQMRENLEKIGPQPRFENEYAGSPQKLEAFYETPYQSHTCMEPLNCIADFRTGGIEIWGPIQEPNWVQADLSQRFDIPIERVTVHMTFLGGGFGRKAFPDYPYEAAFISKEIGAPVQVVWTREDDMTAGPFRPGAFYRLRSGLTAQGKIHAFQAHTATQWIGQEWSPIPPAGPEAASYNTGDFEGLLPSYKQGIPHYSFGGAGIHSPIPVMWWRSVFASTNGFACESFIDELAHLAGKDPLAFRREHLPDKRYQALIDHMAKLTNWHLRGKNHGWGVAFTECFTGICGHVVKVTRNAEGKVRIEKVIALMDCGWYVNPDIIRAQVEGSIVMALGAATTHATTFDDGKAVQQNFDTYPMPRIADVPPIEVHIMENDEKPGGVGEPGLPPFAPALANAIFDLTGRRIRRLPFSLDDIS; the protein is encoded by the coding sequence ATGAAATCACGGGACATTTCACGCAGGGTTTTCCTCCGGCAGGCCGCGTGGTCGGGGGCGGCGCTTACGCTTGCTGCCTGCTTGCCTGCCGAGGGGCACGGGGCGGCCGAAATTATCAATCCGGTTACAGACAAGGTTACGCCGGGTACCGTGCTGATGTCGTGGGTCACCATCGATCCGACAGGCAGGGTTACGCTAATGTGTAACCGCTCCGAAATGGGCCAGGGAACTTTCCAGGCCCTCCCGCAAATGCTGGCCGAAGAGCTGGAAGTCCGGCTGGAAGACGTTAATGTCATTTTCGCACCGGCTAATCCGGAAAAATATGGCCCTCAGCCACAGGAAGGCAGCTTTTCCGTACGCGGATGGGCCCCGCGGCTGTTACGCGCCGGCGCCTGTGCAAGGGAAATGCTGATCGAGGCGGCAGCAACGGAATGGAAGGTCCCGAAGCACGAATGCCATGCTGAAAATGGCGGGGTAATCCATCGGATTTCTCTAAAAAAACTGGCTTACGGCACATTGGTCGAAAAAGCGGCGAAACTCGCTCCGCCCAGAGGCGTCGTGCTGAAAAAACGGGCCGATTACAAGGTCATCGGCAAATCCATTCCCAGGAAGGACATTCCGCTGAAAACCAATGGTGCCGCCGTTTTCGGACTCGATAAAAAGATACCCGGTATGCGATATGCCGTGATCGAACGAAGCAAACGGTTCAGGGAAAAGGTTAAGGGTTTCGATGATTCCGAAGCACGGAAAGTGCACGGTGTCACCGACGTCTTTAAGGTGTGCAGGCCGGTATTCTCGCAATTCTGTGAAGGAGTGGCCGTTGTGGCCGATTCGCTTTGGGCCGCCATGCAGGCAAGGAAGGTTTTGAAAGTGGATTGGGAAGATGCGGAATTTGAATACCCCGGCTCGCAATCACTCGAAAAACAAATGCGTGAAAACCTGGAAAAGATTGGCCCGCAGCCCCGATTCGAAAACGAATATGCGGGCTCTCCCCAAAAACTGGAAGCGTTCTATGAAACACCCTACCAGTCGCACACTTGCATGGAACCGTTGAACTGCATTGCGGACTTCCGGACCGGCGGGATCGAAATATGGGGGCCAATACAGGAGCCCAACTGGGTCCAGGCCGATCTGAGCCAGCGGTTCGATATCCCTATTGAACGTGTAACGGTGCACATGACCTTCCTCGGCGGCGGATTCGGCCGGAAGGCTTTCCCCGACTATCCCTATGAAGCCGCATTCATTTCCAAAGAGATTGGCGCGCCGGTACAGGTCGTTTGGACACGTGAGGACGACATGACCGCCGGTCCTTTTCGCCCGGGAGCATTTTACAGGCTAAGAAGCGGACTAACCGCCCAGGGAAAAATCCACGCGTTTCAGGCCCATACCGCCACCCAATGGATCGGGCAGGAATGGTCACCCATTCCGCCGGCCGGGCCGGAAGCGGCAAGTTACAATACCGGCGATTTTGAGGGGTTACTGCCCTCGTACAAACAGGGGATTCCGCATTACAGCTTCGGCGGGGCGGGAATCCATTCGCCTATACCCGTAATGTGGTGGCGCTCGGTATTCGCGTCTACGAACGGCTTTGCCTGCGAAAGCTTTATCGACGAGCTGGCGCACCTGGCCGGCAAAGATCCATTGGCTTTTCGGCGCGAGCATTTGCCCGACAAACGTTACCAGGCGTTGATCGACCATATGGCGAAACTTACCAATTGGCATTTGCGAGGCAAAAACCACGGCTGGGGTGTCGCTTTTACTGAATGCTTCACCGGCATTTGCGGCCATGTGGTGAAGGTGACGCGCAACGCGGAAGGCAAAGTAAGGATCGAGAAAGTGATTGCACTGATGGATTGCGGATGGTATGTGAACCCCGACATCATCCGCGCCCAGGTCGAAGGAAGTATTGTGATGGCGTTAGGCGCTGCTACCACCCACGCAACGACATTCGACGACGGCAAGGCTGTCCAGCAAAATTTCGACACTTATCCGATGCCGCGCATCGCCGACGTTCCGCCTATCGAAGTACATATTATGGAAAACGACGAAAAGCCCGGCGGCGTAGGCGAGCCGGGGCTTCCGCCGTTCGCCCCGGCCCTGGCCAATGCCATTTTCGACCTCACAGGCCGCCGCATCCGGCGGTTGCCGTTTAGTCTCGATGATATTTCCTGA